A single genomic interval of Pyrus communis chromosome 7, drPyrComm1.1, whole genome shotgun sequence harbors:
- the LOC137739024 gene encoding F-box/kelch-repeat protein At3g23880-like codes for MFDSLPQEITHDILFRLPIKSLIQCTSVCKPWRSMIINQSFIQSHLRRKISFHKRNDIHLFLVHSVSGHLITSVRTHRHRTVVSKIRQEVFSVHYDNQDFDKNFEIEFPSALKKKLKNEILRVIGICNGLVCFADDMACYGNSFIIWNPFIRNSVTLPNPGITFPMYNSIPNYGGFDAAIGFGYDAMTSDYKVVRVATPKNKLQGPTMAEVYSLATGSWRSLGSVAPQCAIYGREKHLFFNGALHWPAVSRERDDHFILTFDVGNELFYKMSMPSSVIWSYILGLLLSASGDKKFVTLFVMNADSKDSYLEIWVMKEYGVKESWTKLINLGPQGPERLFPRALCFRRNGEVLVMLLKGGRQLGFETNISKHELVSLDLVSKQMESLEICGPYCSVDSYEESLLLLDKTDAVSL; via the coding sequence ATGTTCGACTCCCTTCCTCAGGAAATCACTCATGATATCCTATTTAGACTACCCATTAAATCTTTGATCCAATGCACCTCGGTGTGCAAGCCATGGAGATCCATGATCATAAATCAAAGCTTCATTCAGTCCCACCTTAGGCGAAAAATCAGTTTCCATAAACGGAATGACATTCACCTCTTCCTAGTCCACAGTGTTTCTGGTCATCTTATAACTTCTGTTAGAACCCACCGCCACAGAACGGTTGTGTCCAAAATAAGACAAGAGGTCTTTTCTGTGCATTATGATAACCAGGATTTTGACAAGAACTTCGAGATAGAATTTCCAAGTGCTCTCAAGAAAAAACTGAAGAATGAAATTCTTCGCGTTATTGGTATTTGTAACGGTCTGGTTTGCTTTGCAGATGATATGGCATGTTATGGTAACAGCTTCATAATATGGAACCCATTTATTAGGAATTCAGTAACCCTTCCCAACCCTGGTATTACTTTTCCCATGTATAACAGCATTCCCAATTATGGCGGGTTTGATGCTGCTATTGGATTCGGCTATGATGCGATGACATCTGACTATAAGGTTGTTAGAGTTGCCACCCCTAAAAATAAACTTCAAGGTCCAACCATGGCTGAAGTTTATTCACTAGCCACTGGCTCGTGGCGGAGTCTTGGTTCGGTTGCTCCTCAATGTGCAATATATGGAAGAGAAAAACACCTTTTTTTCAATGGGGCTCTTCATTGGCCTGCAGTAAGTAGGGAAAGGGATGATCATTTCATATTGACTTTTGACGTAGGCAATGAGTTATTTTACAAGATGTCGATGCCATCGAGTGTCATATGGAGTTACATATTGGGATTGTTGTTGTCTGCTTCGGGTGACAAAAAATTTGTAACTCTATTTGTGATGAACGCCGATTCTAAAGATTCTTATCTTGAAATATGGGTGATGAAGGAGTATGGCGTGAAGGAGTCATGGACCAAATTGATTAATCTCGGTCCACAGGGTCCCGAAAGACTTTTTCCTCGGGCATTATGTTTTAGAAGGAACGGTGAAGTATTAGTAATGCTTCTTAAAGGAGGCAGGCAACTTGGGTTCGAGACCAATATATCAAAGCATGAACTTGTTTCCCTGGACCTTGTCAGCAAACAAATGGAAAGTCTTGAGATTTGTGGACCATATTGCTCTGTTGATTCTTATGAAGAGAGCCTTCTCTTACTGGACAAGACCGATGCAGTTTCTCTTTAA
- the LOC137739699 gene encoding lipoyl synthase, mitochondrial-like — protein sequence MQTRFTALAARIVKSTARSFSSSSSSTQTPPSTATSSSQFPQTLAGLRARLAAESPILTDFVEGEGPYSVEVGTKKNPLPKPKWMKESIPGGQKYTQIKKKLRELKLHTVCEEAKCPNLGECWSGGETGTATATIMILGDTCTRGCRFCNVKTSRTPPPPDPNEPTNVAEAIASWGLDYVVITSVDRDDLSDQGSGHFAETVQKLKVLKPSMLIEALVPDFRGDSSCVEKVATSGLDVLAHNIETVEELQRAVRDHRANFKQSLDVLMMAKDHAPAGTLTKTSIMLGCGETPDQVVRTMEKVRAAGVDVMTFGQYMRPSKRHMPVSEYITPEAFERYRALGMEMGFRYVASGPMVRSSYKAGEYYIKSMIESDRASSSHVSAS from the exons ATGCAGACCCGGTTCACAGCCCTAGCGGCTCGGATCGTAAAATCGACCGCCCggtccttctcctcctcctcctcctccacccaAACCCCGCCCTCAACCGCGACATCCTCCTCCCAATTCCCCCAAACTCTGGCGGGCCTGCGGGCCCGCCTCGCCGCCGAGTCTCCGATTCTGACGGACTTCGTGGAAGGCGAAGGCCCGTATTCCGTCGAAGTCGGAACCAAGAAGAACCCTCTCCCGAAGCCGAAATGGATGAAGGAGTCAATCCCCGGCGGCCAAAAGTACACTCAGATCAAGAAAAAGCTCAGGGAATTGAAGCTTCACACGGTGTGCGAGGAGGCCAAGTGCCCCAACCTCGGCGAGTGCTGGTCCGGCGGCGAGACCGGCACTGCTACCGCCACGATTATGATTCTTGGTGATACGTGTACGCGCGGTTGCAG GTTTTGCAATGTGAAGACTTCCAGGACTCCGCCACCGCCGGACCCTAATGAACCGACGAATGTGGCGGAGGCGATTGCGTCTTGGGGTTTGGATTATGTGGTGATTACTAGCGTGGACCGGGACGATTTGTCCGATCAAGGGAGCGGACATTTTGCAGAGACCGTGCAAAAGTTGAAGGTGCTCAAACCCAGCATGCTCATTGAGGCTTTGG TTCCTGATTTTCGGGGAGACTCAAGCTGCGTAGAGAAAGTTGCAACATCCGGATTGGATGTCCTTGCTCACAATATTGAGACAGTTGAAGAGCTTCAGAGGGCAGTGCGGGATCACCGTGCCAATTTTAAGCAATCTTTAGATGTTTTAATGATGGCCAAAGACCATGCTCCCGCGGGAACACTTACAAAGACTTCAATAATGTTAGGCTGCGGGGAGACACCTGATCAGGTTGTTAGGACGATGGAGAAGGTGAGAGCAGCAGGTGTTGATGTTATGACATTTGGTCAATACATGCGACCTTCGAAGCGCCACATGCCTGTGTCTGAATACATTACTCCTGAGGCCTTTGAGAGATACCGAGCTCTTGGCATGGAAATG GGATTTCGATATGTGGCATCTGGTCCCATGGTAAGGTCGTCATACAAAGCTGGCGAATACTACATCAAATCTATGATAGAATCAGACCGGGCTTCATCTTCGCATGTTTCTGCCTCGTGA
- the LOC137739629 gene encoding protein STRUBBELIG-RECEPTOR FAMILY 3-like, whose protein sequence is MGRKRSVLEHKNLKIYAAVSVGLLLIYFAQVSLGATSSTDVAAINNLHAALGTPVLRGWTSAGGDPCGEAWQGVQCNDSVILEIVLNGTNLGGELGENLGMFASIRAIDLSNNHIGGSIPSNLPATLRSFFLSGNQFTGSIPVSVASLTVLTAMSLNNNQLTGEIPDSFQGIPGLTNLDFSSNNLSGQLPPSLRSLITLTTLHLQNNQLSGTIDVLQDLPLSDLNIENNLFAGPIPEKLLSIPNFKKDGNPFNSSLAPVAPPTSPLTPPTSTLRPPAAPLPFWGPPTGKTPGRSPSKNGTVDGPSSQDTSNSGRPKKFLTKKRVVGISIGGAFVFIIFILAILFFMPRRSRRREEADGISKRHQIGAYTGDRENPPGDNGSLVVLPINQIQKVPKEAVVRPKEDDESETRRTWAIPKPNDEQDRKVHKMAAAPKREDSLSALDLYSMPAPPPPPLPPPPPPVPKVIVKPIVPTELPTQKPATKSPNRTISAKPFTIASLQQHTNSFSPDNLLGSGMLGSVYRAQLPSGKLLAVKKLDKRASSQQKDDEFLDLVNSIDRIRHANVVELMGYCAEHGQRLLIYEYCSNGSLHDALHIDDEFKKKLPWNTRIRMALEAARALEYLHEVCQPPIVHRNFKAANLLLDDDLSVRVSDCGLAPLISLGSVSQLSGQLLSAYGYGAPEFESGIYTHQSDVYSFGVVMLELLTGRKSHDSTRNRGEQFLVRWATTQLHDIDALSRMVDPSLNGQYPTKSLSHFADIISQCIQSEPEFRPPMSGVVQDLLDMIRREPNGSGSSEDSLS, encoded by the exons ATGGGAAGGAAGAGATCTGTTTTGGAGCACAAGAACTTGAAGATCTATGCTGCGGTTTCAGTGGGGTTGCTTTTGATCTACTTTGCTCAAGTTTCTCTTGGAGCAACTAGTTCTACTGATG TTGCTGCAATTAACAACTTACACGCTGCGCTTGGCACGCCTGTGCTTCGCGGGTGGACTTCTGCTGGAGGAGACCCGTGTGGTGAAGCATGGCAAGGTGTTCAATGCAACGATTCTGTAATATTGGAAAT AGTTCTTAATGGCACTAATTTGGGAGGAGAACTGGGTGAAAACTTGGGAATGTTTGCTTCAATACGGGCTAT AGATCTAAGCAACAATCATATCGGAGGaagtattccatccaatttacCTGCCACCCTGCGAAGCTT TTTTCTTTCAGGTAACCAATTTACCGGAAGCATCCCAGTTTCTGTAGCCTCGTTAACTGTGCTCACAGCAAT GTCTCTTAATAATAATCAATTAACCGGAGAAATACCAGATTCCTTCCAAGGCATTCCAGGGTTGACCAACTT AGATTTTTCCAGTAACAATTTGAGCGGCCAACTGCCACCCTCTCTAAGAAGCCTAATAACCCTGACCACTCT ACATTTGCAGAACAATCAGCTGTCTGGAACCATCGACGTTTTGCAGGATCTTCCCCTGAGTGACTT GAATATAGAGAACAACCTTTTTGCTGGACCCATACCTGAAAAGTTGCTCAGCATCCCGAATTTCAA AAAAGATGGGAATCCATTCAATTCTTCTCTTGCTCCAGTCGCTCCACCAACATCCCCGTTGACTCCACCCACATCCACATTGAGGCCGCCAGCAGCTCCACTGCCATTTTGGGGACCACCTACTGGGAAAACACCTGGCAGAAGTCCTTCAAAAAATGGGACGGTTGATGGACCATCTTCACAAGATACATCAAATTCTGGAAGGCCGAAGAAATTTCTAACTAAGAAAAGGGTGGTTGGAATATCAATTGGAGGGGCTTTcgtgtttattatttttatactaGCGATTCTGTTTTTTATGCCAAGACGTAgtagacgaagagaagaggctGACGGAATTTCCAAGCGGCATCAAATAGGTGCATATACTGGTGACAGGGAAAATCCTCCCGGGGACAATGGGTCCTTGGTGGTTCTACCGATCAATCAAATACAGAAGG TTCCAAAAGAAGCAGTTGTGAGGCCGAAAGAGGATGATGAATCAGAAACCAGAAGAACATGGGCAATTCCAAAGCCAAATGATGAGCAAGATAGAAAGGTACATAAAATGGCTGCAGCACCAAAGCGAGAGGATAGTTTGAGTGCACTTGATTTGTATTCGATGcctgctcctcctcctccacctctcCCTCCTCCACCACCGCCTGTTCCGAAGGTCATTGTGAAGCCAATTGTGCCTACGGAACTGCCTACGCAGAAGCCTGCCACCAAAAGTCCAAACCGTACAATTTCTGCAAAGCCGTTTACCATTGCTTCCCTTCAGCAACATACAAACAGCTTTTCTCCGGATAACCTTCTAGGATCAGGCATGCTGGGAAGTGTCTATAGGGCACAGCTACCTAGCGGAAAG CTACTTGCAGTCAAGAAATTGGACAAAAGAGCTTCTAGTCAGCAGAAAGATGACGAGTTTCTTGACCTGGTAAACAGCATTGACAGAATCCGGCATGCTAATGTTGTCGAGCTTATGGGTTACTGTGCAGAGCATGGTCAAAGGCTTCTTATCTACGAGTATTGCAGTAATGGTTCACTGCATGATGCTCTGCACATAGATGATGAATTCAAGAAGAAACTCCCGTGGAATACTCGTATTAGAATGGCACTTGAAGCTGCAAGAGCCTTAGA GTATTTACATGAAGTCTGTCAGCCACCTATTGTACACAGAAATTTCAAGGCTGCCAACCTTCTCCTTGATGATGACCTTTCCGTGCGCGTTTCTGACTGTGGCTTGGCTCCCTTGATATCATTGGGATCTGTGAGTCAG TTGTCAGGACAGCTTCTATCAGCCTATGGTTATGGAGCTCCAGAATTTGAGTCAGGAATTTATACTCATCAGAGTGATGTTTACAGCTTTGGGGTGGTAATGTTGGAACTATTAACTGGCCGGAAGTCCCATGACAG CACAAGGAACCGAGGGGAGCAATTCCTGGTTAGATGGGCCACTACCCAGCTTCATGACATTGATGCACTATCGAGGATGGTTGATCCTTCTCTAAATGGACAATATCCTACAAAGTCTTTATCGCATTTTGCAGACATTATATCTCAATGCATTCAG TCGGAGCCAGAGTTCAGGCCACCAATGTCTGGAGTTGTCCAAGACCTATTAGACATGATACGGCGAGAGCCTAATGGCAGTGGATCAAGTGAAGACTCACTCTCATGA
- the LOC137739426 gene encoding uncharacterized protein, whose amino-acid sequence MGSEDRWQGIALAPVNTDREEEKWRSFNNSVNAVSLGFVATAILISMFLVMAIFERFFKPRSSQLSTSARSTTTTTHLDLQPQITYNDSKLDHQHSHKHAAFESLKLKATNHAREMRIYAREVSVMMPGEDMPTFIAHPAPAPCPPERIAWPLHETQTVP is encoded by the exons ATGGGCAGTGAAGATAGGTGGCAAGGCATCGCTCTAGCTCCAGTAAATACAGACAGAGAAGAGGAGAAATGGAGGAGCTTCAACAACTCAGTGAATGCAGTTTCTTTAGGTTTTGTAGCAACTGCTATTCTCATCTCAATGTTTCTTGTGATGGCTatttttgagagatttttcaaaccCAGATCATCACAGCTGTCCACTTCAGCTCGCAGTACTACAACTACTACTCATTTGGATCTTCAGCCACAGATTACCTACAATGATTCCAAGCTTGATCACCAACACTCTCACAAA CATGCTGCATTTGAATCTTTAAAGTTAAAAGCCACCAACCACGCCAGAGAA ATGAGAATTTATGCCAGAGAAGTATCTGTGATGATGCCTGGGGAAGATATGCCTACCTTCATTGCACATCCTGCTCCTGCACCGTGTCCACCGGAGCGCATCGCTTGGCCTCTCCATGAAACACAAACCGTGCCTTGA
- the LOC137740875 gene encoding secretory carrier-associated membrane protein 1-like, whose translation MNRYDPNPFADEEVNPFANPGGGGVAPANPRLSPLPPEPYDRNATIDIPLDNSKGLQAKEKELKAKEAELKKREQELKRKEDAIQRAGVVIEEKNWPPFFPIIHHDIANEIPIHLQRIQYVAFTTYLGLIVCLLWNFLAVTVAWIKGEGVIIWLLAIIYFLASVPVAYFVWYRPLYRAMRTDSALSFVGFFLSYLLHILFCIYAAIAPPIFLKGKSITGILPAIELLSYNVSVGILYLIGFGLYVCETLLSIWVIQQVYTYFRGSGKAEQVKREAARSTMMAAM comes from the exons ATGAATCGATACGATCCGAACCCTTTCGCCGACGAGGAGGTCAATCCCTTTGCG AATCCTGGAGGTGGAGGTGTTGCCCCTGCAAACCCAAGGCTTTCGCCCCTTCCTCCGGAACCCTATGATCGCAATGCAACAATTGATATTCCTCTTGATAATTCAAAG GGTTTACAAGCAAAGGAGAAGGAACTCAAAGCTAAAGAGGCTGAATTGAAAAAGAGGGAACAG GAACTAAAGCGGAAAGAAGATGCCATACAACGAG CTGGAGTTGTTATAGAGGAGAAGAACTGGCCTCCATTTTTCCCCATCATCCATCATGACATTGCAAACGAAATCCCAATCCATCTACAGAGGATCCAGTATGTTGCGTTCACAACATATTTGG GTTTGATTGTGTGTCTTCTGTGGAATTTTCTGGCAGTTACCGTAGCCTGGATCAAGGGAGAAG GTGTAATAATTTGGCTTCTGGCTATAATCTACTTCCTAGCAAGTGTTCCTGTAGCCTATTTCGTCTGGTATCGCCCTCTTTATCGTGCTATGAG GACTGATAGTGCTCTgagttttgttgggtttttcttGTCTTATCTG CTccatattttgttttgtatttacgCTGCAATTGCTCCTCCAATCTTTTTAAAAGGGAAATCTATCAC GGGTATTTTGCCTGCCATAGAACTGCTGAGTTACAATGTTTCGGTTGGG ATACTCTACTTGATTGGATTTGGGTTGTACGTCTGCGAAACCCTTCTCAGCATCTGGGTTATTCAG CAAGTATACACGTATTTCCGAGGCAGCGGAAAGGCAGAACAGGTGAAGCGGGAGGCTGCACGAAGCACCATGATGGCGGCAATGTGA
- the LOC137739425 gene encoding F-box/kelch-repeat protein At3g23880-like → MLDSLPQEITHDILFRLPTKSLIQSTSVCKPWRSMIINQSFIQYHLRRTISFNKRNDIHLLLVHSVSGNRTTSVRTHRHTTVMSDISQEVFSVHYDNQDFDKNSEIEFPSALKEEQQNDILHVVGICNGLVCFADDMHCYGNSFIIWNPFIRKSVTLPNPGITFPMYNSIPNYGGFAAAIDFGFDDMTADYKVVRVATPSNELRGPTMAEVYSLATGSWRSLGSVAPQCAIYGRKKHLFFNGALHWPAVRRTRDHHFILTFDVCSELFRKISMPKSVIWRSPLGLLLSVSGDRKSIALFVMDDTSKEYLDIWVMKEYGVRESWTKLISLCPQDPEKLLPRALCFRKNGEVLVMLLDGGMYLNFGTAITKGVFVSLDLVSKQLKNLEVCGPYCSVDSFEESHLLLDKTDAVSH, encoded by the coding sequence ATGTTGGACTCCCTTCCTCAGGAAATCACTCATGATATCCTATTTAGACTACCCACTAAATCTTTGATCCAATCCACCTCGGTGTGCAAGCCATGGAGATCCATGATCATAAACCAAAGTTTCATTCAGTACCACCTTAGGCGAACCATCAGTTTCAATAAACGGAATGACATTCACCTCCTCCTAGTCCACAGTGTTTCTGGTAATCGTACAACTTCTGTTAGAACCCACCGCCACACAACGGTTATGTCTGATATAAGTCAAGAGGTCTTTTCTGTGCATTATGATAACCAGGATTTTGACAAGAACTCCGAGATAGAATTTCCAAGTGCTCTCAAGGAAGAACAGCAGAATGATATTCTTCACGTTGTCGGTATTTGTAACGGTCTGGTATGCTTTGCAGATGATATGCATTGTTATGGTAACAGCTTCATAATATGGAACCCATTTATTAGGAAGTCAGTAACCCTTCCCAACCCTGGTATTACTTTTCCCATGTATAACAGCATTCCCAATTATGGCGGATTTGCTGCGGCTATTGATTTCGGTTTTGATGATATGACAGCTGACTATAAGGTTGTTAGAGTTGCCACCCCTAGCAATGAACTTAGAGGTCCAACCATGGCTGAAGTTTATTCACTGGCCACTGGCTCGTGGAGGAGTCTTGGTTCCGTTGCTCCTCAATGTGCAATATATGGAAGAAAAAAACACCTTTTCTTTAATGGAGCTCTTCATTGGCCTGCAGTACGTAGGACAAGGGATCATCATTTTATATTGACATTTGATGTGTGCAGTGAGTTATTTCGCAAGATATCGATGCCAAAGAGTGTCATATGGAGGTCCCCATTGGGATTGTTGTTGTCTGTTTCAGGAGACAGAAAATCTATAGCTCTATTCGTGATGGATGACACTTCTAAAGAAtatcttgatatatgggtgATGAAAGAGTATGGCGTGAGGGAGTCCTGGACTAAATTGATTAGTCTCTGTCCACAAGATCCGGAAAAACTTTTACCTCGAGCGTTATGTTTTAgaaagaatggtgaagtattaGTAATGCTTCTTGATGGAGGCATGTACCTTAACTTCGGAACCGCAATAACAAAGGGTGTATTTGTTTCCCTAGACCTTGTGAGCAAACAGTTGAAAAACCTTGAGGTTTGTGGACCATATTGCTCTGTTGATTCCTTCGAAGAGAGCCACCTCTTGCTGGACAAGACCGATGCGGTTTctcactaa
- the LOC137738785 gene encoding uncharacterized protein has translation MGCCLGTAKTQNPPPPHHHPNGPNNSHFHARSSLAEPHQTRIPKPQLRAAAPPNSRPPVVEIEEESVKEVLSETPIFKPQIPKITPEKDTHSPPKLQPEQPPKELAVDIAVPAEPSQASEPCGVTLSESFSYSTATTATTITDARDDEVTSKQKRDAGPRVHGASSTAARSKRPYSGDLAARRERAARPLARASEPSMGKRNRTETSSFRGRESGQLSTLQQRSGGPTGVRRDTVSSRSRSPATRTAGGVGRGGRGRSPSASKVTGPAGGSSSQLGVGGVEKQGKTKKEEEPNGAVVQQGNEGKTRKEEEPNGEVSQLGNEGKTRKEDESHGGVAQQGNESSIDNPLVSLECFIFV, from the coding sequence atggGTTGTTGTCTCGGCACCGCCAAGACCCAAAACCCACCGCCACCACACCACCACCCAAATGGCCCCAACAACAGCCACTTCCACGCCAGATCCTCCCTCGCGGAACCCCATCAGACCCGTATCCCAAAACCCCAACTCAGAGCCGCTGCACCGCCGAACTCACGGCCGCCGGTTGTTGAAATCGAAGAAGAGTCGGTGAAAGAGGTTCTCTCCGAAACCCCAATTTTCAAACCCCAAATCCCCAAAATAACCCCAGAGAAAGACACCCATTCGCCTCCGAAGCTCCAACCAGAGCAGCCGCCCAAAGAGCTCGCCGTCGACATCGCCGTCCCCGCCGAGCCTTCCCAGGCTTCGGAGCCTTGTGGAGTCACCCTCAGCGAGAGCTTCTCATATTCGACGGcaaccaccgccaccaccataACTGACGCCAGAGACGACGAGGTTACGAGTAAGCAGAAGAGAGATGCGGGTCCCAGAGTGCATGGCGCTTCTTCAACGGCGGCGCGTAGTAAGCGTCCTTACTCCGGCGACCTCGCCGCCCGGAGGGAAAGAGCAGCCAGACCTCTGGCGAGGGCATCGGAGCCTTCGATGGGGAAGAGGAATCGAACTGAAACGAGTTCGTTTCGCGGGAGGGAATCGGGTCAGCTGAGTACCTTGCAGCAGCGCAGTGGTGGCCCCACTGGAGTGAGGCGCGATACGGTGTCGTCCAGGTCGAGGTCACCGGCTACCCGGACGGCCGGTGGAGTGGGTCGAGGGGGCAGGGGAAGAAGCCCGTCGGCGTCTAAGGTGACTGGACCAGCTGGTGGCAGTTCCTCGCAGCTGGGAGTGGGAGGAGTTGAGAAACAAGGCAAAACTAAAAAGGAGGAGGAACCAAACGGCGCCGTCGTGCAGCAAGGGAATGAGggtaaaacaagaaaggaggaGGAACCAAACGGCGAGGTTTCGCAGCTGGGGAATGAAGGTAAAACTAGAAAGGAGGACGAATCACACGGTGGCGTTGCGCAGCAGGGGAATGAGTCCTCCATCGACAACCCTCTGGTTTCATTAGAGTGCTTCATCTTTGTCTAA